The window AGCGTGCTCCGGATTCTTTCATTCTTCGAGCGACCCGCTGAAAAAGGATCGGATGGCAGTCGGCCATGTTTGAACCTATTGCCAGAAAAACGTCGGCATGATCGAAATCCTCGTAGGAAGCTTCCGGAGAATCTGCACCAAAACTCAATTTATACCCGGAGGCCGCACTTGCCATGCAGAGACGGGAGTTGGAGTCGATATTGTTGGTTCCCCAGAAACCTTTGCAGAGCTTGTTTGCTACGTATTGCGCCTCTGTCGATATCTGTCCGGAGACATAAAAAGCTAAAGAGTCAGGCCCAGACTCATCCAGAATCGACCGCAGGCGATCCGCCACTGCGTTGAAAGTATCTTCAGGCGATTGAACTGAAAAACCTTCGTCCCGGGTCGCTCTACTCTGGAAGGTAGTGAGTCGGTCCGGATGATTCACAGGAATGGCGCAAGTGGTTCCTTTGGTGCAAAGCCTTCCCTCGTTCGCCGGATGAAGTTTATCACCACGAACCTTTTCGATTTTTCCAGACTTTGCAGACAGAACCACACCACAACCCACTCCGCAATACGGACAGGCGGATCGGACCTCCTTGGACTCAGTCTGTACAGTTTCTCCGTTCACAGTGGCTAGTTCTTTCGCATCTCCTTCTCCGCCTCGCATTCATCCAGAAACGCGAGCAGGCGCCGCCGGTACTCGTAGAACTCATCCGTTTCCACAATCACTTCCCGGTCGCGAGGCCTCTCAAAATTGATCTTCATGACCTCCCCTACCTTTGCGTGAGGCCCATTCGTCATCATGCAAATCCGGTCAGACATGTAGACCGCCTCATCCGGATCATGGGTGATGAGAAGAGTGGTTACGTGCTCCCGATCCAAAATCCGGAGTATCACGTCCTGAAGTTCCATGCGGGTCAGTGAATCGAGGCGACCGAGTGGTTCATCGAGTAAAAGGACTCTCGGTTTCAGGGCGATCGCGCGAGCGATGCCCACTCGCTGCTGCATCCCACCCGACATCTCGCGGGGAAACTTCCGCATCGAGTCCTTCAGCCCCACCATATCGAGAGATGCTTCCACAATCTCAATTCGCTCCGCCTTCGAAACGTGAGGATAGCTAACCTTCACGCCCACCATGACATTGCTGAAGGCGGTTAGCCACGGAAGAAGGCAAGGAGCCTGAAAAACGACGGATCGATCTGGTCCGGGTCCATCCACCTGCCTGCCCGACACGAAAATACCTCCACCGGAAACCGGAATCAGACCAGCCACCATATTGAGAACGGTTGATTTTCCACAACCGGAATGTCCAATAATCGAGACGACCTCTCCCCTCGAAACCTTGAGGTCGAAACCATCAACGACTTTGACCTCATCGCCAAACGGGTTCGGATACGCTTTCACCAGCTGGGAAATATCCATGTAGCGATCGTCAGGCGTGCTCATTTCAGCAGACGGTTCTTACTTAAAAAAAGTGGTTTTTGTATCGAGGAAGAGGCCGCGGCGACGACCCTTTGCGGGAAAGGCCGGTAGTGAAGTAAAGTCGAGAGGCATTGCTTCCGGTAAATCCGCTTTCGCCTCATGCTTGACCAGTGCCCGAGTCTCTTCATTGAGAGTCACCATATACTTGGAAATATCGTTCCTAAGTCTGCGGAAACCGGGATTTGTATTCAAAGTGGTACGGTTTCGGGGTCGTTCCAGATCCACTGGAAAAGGGTCGTCCAGCGTGGCTCTCGGCCCCATCGTCAGAGGAACAATCCGGTCTGCCATCAGAACCGCCTCGTCCACGTCATTGGTAATCATCACGATTGTCCTCTTATCTCCCTCCCAGATCCGGATGATTTCATCTTGAATCTCTGCACGGGTGAGTGCATCGAGTGCGGAGAGCGGCTCATCCAAGAGGAGGATCTCGGGTTGAAGAGAAAGAGTGCGGGCGAGAGATGCCCTCTGCCGCATACCTCCCGAAAGCTCGCCCGGCTTCTTCTCAAGTGCCGGACTCAATTTTACCATCGCGACGTATTTCTCTACATGAGCCCGGGTCTCTGCCTTAGAATATTTCGGAAAGACGCGGGAAACCGCTAGAGCTACATTCTCGTAGACCGTTAGCCACGGTAGCAGAGAATAATTCTGAAACATGATACCCAGTCGGGGAGAAGGCTCGCGAATCACCTCGCCAGCAAGACGCACTTCCCCCGAATCCGGTTGCAGCAGACCTGCGAGCAGGGAGATCAGAGTAGACTTACCCGATCCCGAAAAACCAACCACAGCGACAAACTCGTTCTCACGAACGGAGAGGTTCACTTTCTCCAGAACCTCAGTCCGATTATCGTGCGGTCCAAAACCGAGGGAAACGTCTTCAATTTCGAGAAATGACATCGTACCTCCTCAACTTACAAAGAAGTGCCTTTCCCATCGAAGGAGACCAGGCGTTGAAGCACGATCATCATCCGGTCCAAAAGGAACCCAATCGATCCCACGACAAAACAAGCGTATAAGATGTTCGCGAAGGAGAGTGAGGAACCGTTCTGGTACTCATCCCAGACGAACTTACCCAATCCGTCCGAGGAAGAGAGAGCCTCAGCGGCGATAAGAACCATCCAGCCGACACCCAGGGAAATCCGCAATCCCGCAAAAACCAAAGGCAACGCGGAAGGGATGATGATCTTTACGAGCCGATCCCAAAACCCGAGACGGAGAACCCGCGCTACATTGATGTGATCCCCATCAATCGAGGCAACACCGAGTGCCGTGTTGACCAAGGCAGGCCAAACCGCACAAGCCGCAACCGTGCAGGCTGAAAAGACCAGCGCCGGATTCACTGCAAGACCTCCGATAAAAGGAAGGCTGTTGATGAAAAGAAAGAACGGATGGGAGTCGGGATCCGGGAAAAATGCCCCCACAACGATCTGGAAAATCAACAGGTAGACGACCGGTGAAACCGGTTTGAAAATTGAAATGACGGGCGTCAGGCAGGCCATGGCAATCGGACTCAATCCGCAAAGTACCCCAAGAGGTATCGCGATGATCGCGGCCGTAATAAATCCAACGAAAACGGTGAAAAGACTTCTTTTGATCTGAGTATAGATCGTCATCGCCGAGGCATACTGTTGGTTTTCCAAGCGCTCGATCGACGCCTCGCTGCGCAGAACTTTCTTTGCCTCAGTCTCAGCTTTCTTCGCTGTCGTAGCCTCCTCGAGGCTCTTCAAGTTTTCGGCGAGCTTTTCCTTGGCTTCAGCCACCCGAACACTGCGGTTGGAGTCACTCAAGAAGTCGGTTCGTTTCTTTAAAAACTGGACTTCGTCGGCAACGGTGTTGACCTGCATCCGAGCCTGTTCCAACGGCTTGTATTTCTCAGACCGAATGGCGTCTATCTGATCCTTATACATTCCCTCGGACTCGCGGCTGTTGTCTTTAATCTCATTTTGTTTCCTCATCGCCTCGAGTAGCTCCTGTGGAGTTCCGGTGCCTGCTTCGATTGCCGCTGCTGCCGCACTTACCGCCTCCTTAGCGACCGCCTCTAATTCGTCATTCCGTTCCTTGAGCGTATCCAGCTTCGCTTGCAGCGGAGCCAGTTGAGATTCCAGTAGCTCGGCGTAGTCAGACTCATGGCCAGAAAGTTTAGTGCGGAGGGTTTCAAGGGTTGCTTCCCGCTCCAGAATGGTTGACTCGACCACCGCAAGAGCCTCCTCGCGTTCGGGTCCTTCCAGCAGAAAATCCGATTCCTTCGTTTTCTCCCGATTGCTAAAAGTATCGTTGTTCACCGCCGATCTCCAAACCACGTCCGGCGTCGGAACCTCTCCCGATTTCGTCTTGTGGTTCGGGGCGACCTGCCACCAGAGTCCAATACAAGCAAAGACAAAGATGATCGGAACGATCAGGAACCGAAAAATCGACTTTACCTGCTTCTTCGGTTCCTCGGCAAAAGCGAGCCGAACCATCGGGTCGAAAACCGTGAAGCCGGAAATGTCCAAAGACTTTAACAGCTTGTATTTGATCCTATCTGAGCGTTTATCTGCCATTCTGGCCCTTACTTAAAATTCTTCCCTGTAGAGAATCCTCCCTATCCGCCAGGCTGCCCCTATCAAAAGGAGTTCGAAAAAGCCCGACGGAGAGGAAAGATTCAGTCAGGGGTAGATTAGAGGAAGTCCTTGTTACCGATCTCGTGGGAGTTCAGGTAGCCTATCGGATCCCGGCCGTCGTAGACGATTCCGTCGATAAATTCATCTGTCGGAGGCCTGTAACCATCGGTATCCCAAGGAACATCTTCTTCGTCGATATATCCCTCTTCGAGGAGATGCTCTGCAGCCGCTAGGTAGATCTCGGGTAGATACACATCCCTGGCGATTTCTTCATACCAAGCTGCGGGCTTTGGCTCTGTAATTTGACCCCAACGACGCATTTGGGTGAGGAACCATATTCCATCCGAATACCACGGGTAGGTCGCATAGTAGTTAAAAAACACATTGAAGTCGGGCATCTCCCGCTTGTCCGTTTTCTGGAAGAAAAAGAATCCGGTCATCGAGTTCTTCAGAACGTCGTAATCCGCACCTACATAGTTTGGCTGAGAAAGGATACGGCACGCTTCTTCGCGATTGATTAGATTCCCATCTGCATCCGTCTCATCGAGCCACTTGCCTGCACGAATCAATGCTTTGGTTACAGCGATATGAGTGTTGGGATTCTCTTCGGCCCAATCCTTGGTCACACCAAAAACCTTTTCCGGGTT is drawn from Verrucomicrobiota bacterium and contains these coding sequences:
- a CDS encoding ABC transporter ATP-binding protein — translated: MSTPDDRYMDISQLVKAYPNPFGDEVKVVDGFDLKVSRGEVVSIIGHSGCGKSTVLNMVAGLIPVSGGGIFVSGRQVDGPGPDRSVVFQAPCLLPWLTAFSNVMVGVKVSYPHVSKAERIEIVEASLDMVGLKDSMRKFPREMSGGMQQRVGIARAIALKPRVLLLDEPLGRLDSLTRMELQDVILRILDREHVTTLLITHDPDEAVYMSDRICMMTNGPHAKVGEVMKINFERPRDREVIVETDEFYEYRRRLLAFLDECEAEKEMRKN
- a CDS encoding ABC transporter ATP-binding protein — encoded protein: MSFLEIEDVSLGFGPHDNRTEVLEKVNLSVRENEFVAVVGFSGSGKSTLISLLAGLLQPDSGEVRLAGEVIREPSPRLGIMFQNYSLLPWLTVYENVALAVSRVFPKYSKAETRAHVEKYVAMVKLSPALEKKPGELSGGMRQRASLARTLSLQPEILLLDEPLSALDALTRAEIQDEIIRIWEGDKRTIVMITNDVDEAVLMADRIVPLTMGPRATLDDPFPVDLERPRNRTTLNTNPGFRRLRNDISKYMVTLNEETRALVKHEAKADLPEAMPLDFTSLPAFPAKGRRRGLFLDTKTTFFK
- a CDS encoding ABC transporter permease subunit, whose protein sequence is MADKRSDRIKYKLLKSLDISGFTVFDPMVRLAFAEEPKKQVKSIFRFLIVPIIFVFACIGLWWQVAPNHKTKSGEVPTPDVVWRSAVNNDTFSNREKTKESDFLLEGPEREEALAVVESTILEREATLETLRTKLSGHESDYAELLESQLAPLQAKLDTLKERNDELEAVAKEAVSAAAAAIEAGTGTPQELLEAMRKQNEIKDNSRESEGMYKDQIDAIRSEKYKPLEQARMQVNTVADEVQFLKKRTDFLSDSNRSVRVAEAKEKLAENLKSLEEATTAKKAETEAKKVLRSEASIERLENQQYASAMTIYTQIKRSLFTVFVGFITAAIIAIPLGVLCGLSPIAMACLTPVISIFKPVSPVVYLLIFQIVVGAFFPDPDSHPFFLFINSLPFIGGLAVNPALVFSACTVAACAVWPALVNTALGVASIDGDHINVARVLRLGFWDRLVKIIIPSALPLVFAGLRISLGVGWMVLIAAEALSSSDGLGKFVWDEYQNGSSLSFANILYACFVVGSIGFLLDRMMIVLQRLVSFDGKGTSL